The following are encoded together in the Citrus sinensis cultivar Valencia sweet orange chromosome 1, DVS_A1.0, whole genome shotgun sequence genome:
- the LOC102627004 gene encoding lariat debranching enzyme — translation MRIAVEGCMHGELDNVYKTLQYMENINNYKIDLLLCCGDFQAVRNENDMESLNVPRKYREMKSFWKYYSGQEVAPIPTIFIGGNHEASNYLWELYYGGWAAPNIYFLGFAGVVKFGNIRIGGLSGIYNARHYRLGHYERPPYNESTIRSVYHVREYDVHKLMQIEEPIDIFLSHDWPRGITDYGNCKELVRHKQYFEKEIQDGTLGSEPAAQLLEKLKPSYWFSAHLHCKFAAVVQHGEDSPVTKFLALDKCLPRRKFLQVFEIESGQGPYEIQYDEEWLAITRTFNSVFPLTSQSANFGGVQHDMNDCRQWVRSRLQERGAKPFEFVRTVPCYDASQSLSIGAFAENPQNPQTESFLQFLELPNLFENALESREPTQSPATLDHKGPDLDPEEIPIDDEDELEELDEISKRHALSNLFAVEVFEYVMVKTEAAFRLSTTERLLMSSNPGIGSFCKANGYVLFVFVLFRLAASPCCASLSFNFYAASCPSAEFMVANTVRSASSFDRTIPGKLLRLLFHDCFVEGCDASVLLQGNGTERSDPANASLGGFEVIDSAKRVLEIFCPGTVSCADIIALAARDSVEIAGGPAIQIPTGRRDGRASAAENVRANIVDTTFTMNEMIKAFSSKGLSMDDLVTLSGAHTIGSAHCNAFNDRFREDPKGKLTLIDTSLDSSYANELMRKCPANASSSVTVNNDPETSFVFDNQYYRNLLAHKGLFQSDSVLLHDERTRKQVENFANDQESFFSNWGLSFLKVTSIGVKTEDEGEIRQTCSMTNG, via the exons atgagGATTGCGGTGGAAGGATGCATGCATGGAGAACTAGACAACGTGTACAAAACGCTCCAATACATGGAGAATatcaacaattacaaaatcGATCTCCTTCTCTGCTGCGGCGACTTTCAG GCTGTGAGAAATGAGAATGACATGGAGAGCTTAAATGTGCCACGAAAATACCGCGAAATGAAGTCGTTTTGGAAGTACTATTCCGGCCAAGAAGTTGCTCCGATTCCGACTATCTTCATCGGCGGGAATCACGAAGCTTCTAATTATTTGTGGGAATT GTATTATGGGGGTTGGGCAGCACCGAACATATACTTTCTAGGTTTTGCTGGAGTGGTGAAGTTTGGCAATATTCGTATCGGCGGACTTTCTGGGATTTATAATGCACGCCATTATCGTTTAG GACACTATGAGAGGCCTCCATATAATGAGAGTACTATCAGGTCTGTATATCATGTCCGTGAATATGATGTACACAAACTCATGCAGATTGAGGAACCAATTGACATATTTCTTTCACACGATTGGCCTCGTGGAATCACTGATTATGGGAACTGTAAAGAACTTGTTCGGCAcaaacaatattttgaaaaagag ATTCAGGATGGGACTCTAGGAAGTGAACCTGCAGCTCAACTgttggaaaaattaaaaccttcTTATTGGTTTTCGGCTCACCTTCACTGTAAATTTGCTGCTGTTGTGCAACATGGAGAAGACAGTCCAGTTACAAAATTTCTTGCGCTTGATAAGTGTCTTCCAAGGCGCAAATTCTTACAG gtttttgaaattgaatcgGGACAAGGACCTTATGAGATTCAGTATGACGAGGAATGGCTGGCTATAACACGGACCTTCAACTCTGTCTTCCCTTTGACCTCGCAAAGTGCAAATTTCGG GGGTGTTCAGCATGACATGAATGATTGTCGTCAATGGGTCAGAAGCAGGCTACAAGAAAGAGGAGCCAAACCTTTCGAGTTTGTACGGACAGTTCCCTGTTATGATGCCTCTCAATCTCTGTCTATTGGTGCCTTTGCTG AAAATCCTCAGAATCCACAAACAGAGTCTTTCTTGCAGTTTCTAGAACTTCCGAATCTTTTTGAAAATGCATTAGAATCAAGAGAGCCAACCCAGAGTCCTGCCACTTTGGATCATAAAG GTCCTGATCTTGATCCTGAAGAAATTCCTattgatgatgaggatgaaTTAGAAGAACTTGATGAA ATTAGTAAAAGGCATGCCCTCTCTAATCTCTTTGCCGTTGAAGTGTTCGAATATGTGATGGTAAAAACTGAAGCGGCATTCAGACTCAGTACAACTGAAAGACTTCTCATGAGTTCAAATCCAGGAATTGGTTCATTTTGTAAAGCTAATGGCTAcgtactttttgtttttgttctgTTCCGTCTTGCTGCTTCTCCTTGCTGTGCCAGCCTCTCTTTCAACTTCTATGCAGCTTCATGCCCCTCTGCTGAGTTCATGGTTGCAAACACGGTGAGATCAGCTTCCTCTTTTGATCGCACCATCCCCGGGAAGCTCCTCCGCCTGCTCTTCCATGACTGCTTCGTTGAG GGTTGTGATGCTTCTGTACTGCTACAAGGAAATGGGACAGAGCGAAGTGATCCAGCAAACGCATCTCTTGGAGGGTTTGAAGTTATTGATTCGGCGAAAAGAGTTCTTGAAATCTTCTGTCCTGGGACTGTTTCTTGTGCTGATATTATTGCTTTGGCCGCTAGAGATTCTGTTGAAATA GCTGGTGGCCCGGCAATTCAAATTCCTACAGGCAGAAGGGATGGGAGAGCATCAGCAGCTGAAAACGTTAGAGCCAACATTGTAGATACAACATTCACAATGAATGAGATGATAAAGGCCTTTTCCTCTAAAGGCTTGTCCATGGATGACCTCGTTACTCTATCAG GAGCTCACACAATTGGATCAGCTCATTGTAATGCATTCAATGATCGGTTTCGAGAGGACCCAAAGGGGAAACTGACATTGATAGACACGTCTCTGGACAGTTCTTATGCAAATGAACTAATGAGAAAGTGCCCAGCAAATGCAAGCTCATCTGTAACCGTTAACAATGATCCTGAAACATCATTTGTGTTCGATAATCAGTACTACCGCAACCTCTTAGCACACAAAGGGCTGTTTCAATCAGATTCTGTTCTTTTACACGATGAAAGAACAAGGAAGCAAGTGGAGAATTTTGCAAATGATCAAGAAAGTTTCTTCAGTAACTGGGGTCTGTCATTTTTGAAGGTTACTAGCATTGGAGTGAAAACTGAAGATGAAGGGGAAATTCGACAAACTTGTTCAATGACTAATGGGTGA
- the LOC102614274 gene encoding eukaryotic translation initiation factor 3 subunit B, with protein MGDVLIMNEIDATANRLGIDLLQVDLDSIQLPPGEDLGIISDDEDVYEDDDQEVESGFGNIIVVDNLPVVPKEKFEKLEGVIRKIYSQIGVIKEDGLWMPVDPETQKSLGYCFIEYNTPQEAELAKEKTNGYKLDRAHIFAVNMFDDFDKFMKVPDEWAPPEHKPYTPGENLQKWLTDEKARDQFVIRSGTDTEVLWNDARHLKPEPVYKRSYWTESFVQWSPLGTYLATVHRQGAAVWGGANTFNRLMRYAHPQVKLIDFSPGEKYLVTYSSHEPSNPRDANRVVINIFDVRTGKVMRDFKGSADEFAVGGTGGVAGVSWPVFRWGGGKDKYFAKLGKNMISVYETESFTLIDKKSLKVENVMDFSWSPTDPIISLFVPELGGGNQPARVSLVQIPSKEELRQKNLFSVSDCKMYWQSSGDYLAVKVDRYTKTKKSTYTGFELFRIKERDIPIEVLELDNKNDKIIAFAWEPKGHRFAVIHGDSPRPDISFYSMRTAQHAGRVSKLTTLKGKQANALFWSPSGRFIVLAGLKGFNGQLEFYNVDELETMATAEHFMATDVEWDPTGRYVATAVTSVHEMENGFNIWSFNGKLLYRTLKDHFFQFLWRPRPPSFLTPEKEEEIAKNLKKYSKKYEAEDQDVSMQLSEQEREKRRSLKNEWEKKISEWKRLHEEEKMERQMLRDGEASDEEEEYEAKEVEVEEVLDVTEEVEE; from the exons ATGGGTGACGTCTTGATAATGAACGAAATTGATGCAACGGCGAATCGCCTCGGCATCGATCTCTTGCAAGTCGATCTCGACTCGATCCAACTCCCGCCTGGTGAAGATTTGGGCATCATTAG TGATGATGAGGATGTGTATGAAGACGATGACCAGGAGGTTGAGTCCGGGTTTGGGAACATTATCGTTGTTGATAATCTCCCCGTTGTTCCTAAAGAAAAGTTCGAGAAGCTTGAAGGTGTTATTCGAAAAATTTATAGTCAGATAGGTGTTATTAAAGAGGATGGCCTTTGGATGCCTGTTGATCCTGAGACCCAGAAGTCTTTGGGTTACTGCTTCATTGAATATAATACTCCCCAG GAAGCTGAGCTTGCTAAGGAGAAAACAAATGGCTACAAGTTGGACAGAGCACATATATTTGCTGTGAACATGTTTGATGACTTTGATAAGTTTATGAAAGTTCCAGATGAATGGGCACCTCCAGAACATAAGCCGTATACACCTGGG GAAAATCTCCAAAAGTGGCTTACCGATGAAAAAGCCCGAGATCAGTTTGTGATTCGGTCTGGCACAGATACTGAGGTTTTGTGGAATGATGCAAGGCACTTGAAGCCTGAGCCTGTTTACAAGCGCAGT TACTGGACTGAAAGTTTTGTGCAGTGGTCTCCATTGGGGACTTACCTGGCAACAGTCCACAGACAAGGTGCTGCTGTTTGGGGCGGTGCTAATACTTTCAATCGCCTAATGCGTTATGCTCATCCGCAg GTTAAACTCATTGATTTTTCCCCTGGTGAGAAATATTTGGTGACATATAGCAGCCATGAACCAAGCAATCCACGTGATGCAAat AGGGTTGTGATAAATATCTTTGATGTGAGAACGGGAAAAGTGATGAGAGATTTTAAAGGAAGTGCTGATGAGTTTGCAGTTGGAGGAACTGGGGGTGTTGCAGGAGTATCTTGGCCTGTTTTCAG ATGGGGAGGCGGAAAAGATAAGTACTTTGCCAAACTTGGGAAAAATATGATCTCGGTCTATGAAACTGAGTCCTTTACCCTTATTGACAAGAAATCCTTGAAGGTCGAGAATGTTATGGACTTCAGTTGGTCACCAACTGATCCTATCATTTCACTTTTTGTTCCTGAGCTTGGTGGTGGGAACCAGCCTGCTAGG GTGAGTCTTGTTCAAATTCCTAGTAAAGAGGAGTTGAGGCAGAAAAATCTTTTCAGTGTTAGTGATTGTAAGATGTACTGGCAAAGCAGTGGAGACTATCTAGCTGTTAAAGTCGATCGctatacaaaaacaaaaaaaagcaCGTACACCGGCTTTGAGCTGTTCCGAATTAAAGAAAGGGACATTCCAATTGAGGTTTTGGAGCTTGACAACAAAAATGACAAGATCATTGCCTTTGCTTGGGAGCCGAAGGGCCATAGGTTTGCTGTTATCCACGGCGACAGTCCAAGGCCTGATATTAGTTTTTACTCAATGCGAACTGCTCAACACGCCGGCCGGGTATCAAAGCTCACTACTCTCAAGGGCAAGCAGGCAAATGCTCTTTTCTGGTCACCATCTGGCCGTTTCATAGTACTTGCGGGGCTCAAAGGTTTCAATGGTCAGTTGGAATTTTACAATGTTGACGAGCTTGAAACCATGGCAACAGCAGAGCACTTTATGGCTACAGATGTAGAATGGGATCCTACTGGAAG GTATGTTGCGACTGCTGTGACTTCAGTTCATGAGATGGAAAATGGTTTCAACATATGGTCCTTCAATGGGAAGCTGCTCTACCGAACTCTGAAGGATCACTTTTTCCAG TTTCTGTGGCGACCAAGGCCACCATCTTTCTTGACTCCtgaaaaagaggaagaaattgcaaagaacttgaagaaatataGCAAGAAGTACGAGGCAGAAGACCAGGATGTGTCAATGCAATTGAGTGAACAAGAGCGTGAGAAGCGGAGGTCATTGAAGAATGAATGGGAGAAGAAGATCAGTGAGTGGAAGAGATTGCACGAGGAAGAAAAAATGGAGAGGCAGATGTTGAGGGACGGAGAAGCCAGTGATGAGGAAGAAGAGTACGAAGCAAAAGAGGTAGAAGTAGAGGAGGTGCTTGATGTTACAGAGGAGGTTGAGGAGTGA